A single window of Pseudarthrobacter psychrotolerans DNA harbors:
- a CDS encoding hexose kinase has protein sequence MIVTFTANPSLDRTVALPGPLERGEVQRAVSVSQESGGKGVNVSRALVASGLETIAVLPGAESDPVLAGLLHDGVPFAALPIDEPLRTNVALTEPGGVTTKINEPGPIMDADQQEALIGLLLERARGASWVVLAGSLPPGFPDDFYATVTRRLRTSADGGAPLIAVDSSGGPLVAAVSGISPDGTAQDGTSQAGVSGKPDLLKPNAEELAELAAAAGFATASTADELEADPEAAAAAAAAVVRSGVGAVLATLGSKGAVLVTADGAWLATHPPVAAVSTVGAGDSSLAGYLLAHGRGAAPADCLRQAVAHGAAAASLPGSTVPAVHQTTPDAVTITALRKD, from the coding sequence ATGATCGTCACCTTTACGGCCAACCCCAGCCTGGACCGCACGGTGGCCCTGCCCGGCCCCCTGGAACGCGGCGAAGTCCAACGCGCGGTCTCGGTCAGCCAGGAATCCGGCGGCAAGGGCGTCAACGTCTCCCGCGCCCTGGTCGCCTCCGGCCTGGAGACCATCGCGGTGCTTCCGGGCGCTGAAAGTGACCCCGTCCTCGCGGGGCTGCTCCACGATGGCGTGCCATTCGCGGCCCTCCCCATAGACGAGCCGCTGCGCACCAACGTGGCGCTCACCGAGCCGGGCGGCGTGACCACCAAGATCAACGAGCCCGGACCCATCATGGATGCAGACCAGCAGGAAGCCCTGATCGGCCTGCTACTGGAACGCGCCCGCGGCGCCAGCTGGGTGGTCCTGGCCGGTTCCCTGCCGCCCGGCTTCCCGGACGACTTCTACGCCACCGTCACCCGGCGGCTGCGGACTTCGGCCGACGGCGGTGCGCCGCTGATCGCCGTCGACTCCTCCGGCGGCCCTCTCGTCGCCGCCGTCTCCGGCATCTCGCCGGACGGCACGGCACAGGATGGCACTTCACAGGCCGGTGTGTCCGGGAAACCGGACCTCCTCAAACCCAACGCCGAGGAACTGGCGGAACTGGCTGCTGCAGCCGGCTTCGCTACGGCGTCCACCGCAGACGAACTTGAAGCGGATCCGGAGGCCGCTGCAGCGGCCGCCGCCGCCGTCGTACGTTCAGGTGTGGGTGCTGTCCTGGCAACTCTCGGATCCAAGGGAGCTGTCCTGGTAACGGCCGACGGCGCGTGGCTGGCCACGCATCCGCCGGTCGCCGCGGTCAGTACTGTCGGCGCGGGCGATTCATCGCTGGCTGGCTATCTGCTCGCCCACGGCCGGGGCGCCGCCCCGGCCGATTGCCTCCGTCAGGCGGTGGCACACGGTGCCGCCGCCGCTTCCCTGCCGGGTTCCACTGTCCCGGCAGTTCACCAAACCACCCCGGATGCCGTAACCATCACGGCCCTTCGAAAGGATTGA
- a CDS encoding DeoR/GlpR family DNA-binding transcription regulator produces MFAEERQQKIAELVAGTGRVSVTMLAERFRITTETVRRDLATLENTGTVRRVHGGAVAADRFSTTEESINERTIQRPDQKMRIAQAALALIPQATSGSILLDAGSTTEALADLLSRRAAVVPSATDSGAELVVITHAVPIAAKLSTAPGIALQILGGRVRGLTQAAVGQSTVEAAQRMRPDIAFIGTNGIHPSFGLSTPDPEEAAVKAAFVHSARRIVVLADSSKLDAETLVQFASLKDLDTLITDSEPGPELAAALTEAGVDVVIA; encoded by the coding sequence GTGTTCGCCGAGGAGCGCCAGCAGAAGATTGCCGAGCTAGTCGCCGGCACCGGCCGGGTCAGCGTGACCATGCTGGCGGAGCGCTTCCGCATCACCACCGAAACCGTGCGCCGCGACCTCGCCACCCTTGAAAACACCGGCACCGTGCGCCGTGTCCACGGCGGAGCAGTTGCCGCCGACCGCTTCAGCACCACCGAGGAAAGCATCAACGAACGGACCATCCAGCGCCCGGATCAGAAGATGCGCATCGCCCAGGCGGCGCTGGCACTGATCCCGCAGGCAACGTCCGGCAGCATCCTGCTTGACGCCGGGTCCACCACCGAAGCGTTGGCCGACCTCCTCTCCCGACGCGCCGCCGTCGTACCTTCCGCTACCGATTCCGGCGCCGAACTCGTGGTCATTACCCACGCCGTGCCCATTGCAGCGAAGCTGTCCACCGCTCCCGGAATCGCCCTCCAGATCCTGGGCGGCCGGGTGCGGGGCCTCACCCAGGCCGCGGTGGGGCAGTCAACCGTGGAGGCGGCGCAGCGGATGCGCCCGGACATTGCCTTCATCGGCACCAATGGCATCCACCCCAGCTTTGGCCTCAGCACTCCCGATCCTGAAGAAGCCGCCGTCAAGGCAGCCTTCGTCCATTCGGCGCGCCGCATCGTGGTGCTGGCCGATTCTTCCAAGCTGGACGCAGAAACCCTGGTCCAGTTCGCCTCCCTGAAAGATCTGGACACCTTGATTACAGACAGCGAGCCCGGCCCCGAACTGGCGGCGGCCCTGACCGAAGCCGGCGTTGACGTGGTGATCGCATGA
- a CDS encoding DUF6458 family protein, which yields MRIGSSIFLIALGAILAWAVAPGLIPFLDQVMVGYILMAVGVIGLIASLVLASPGRSRRVSETRSVVDPNTGERITRNESRDGGI from the coding sequence ATGAGAATCGGTTCCTCCATCTTCCTTATTGCACTCGGTGCCATCCTGGCCTGGGCCGTCGCCCCGGGGCTAATCCCCTTCCTGGACCAGGTCATGGTCGGCTACATCCTGATGGCCGTTGGCGTGATCGGACTGATCGCCTCCCTCGTCCTGGCCTCACCGGGCCGCAGCCGCCGGGTCAGCGAAACCCGTTCGGTGGTTGATCCCAATACCGGCGAGCGCATCACCCGCAACGAAAGCCGCGACGGCGGCATCTAG
- a CDS encoding phospholipase, translating into METVVWSKPEAERDGTPLLVMMHGYGTDESRMVRLFEYLPAEFTYVALRAPMVIGDHYGWFLLDYFLANDFADVITATNTVQTWINSVRGQHSSVSLLGYSQGMAMASTLLRLHTADYMATVGLSGFVLENELLTLTESFTAPPPFFWGRDKADLVINEDATAYTGQWLNENTRLTARTYPGMGHAMSKTEMVDVSAFLRHYVLS; encoded by the coding sequence ATGGAGACAGTTGTTTGGTCCAAGCCGGAGGCTGAACGGGACGGCACGCCGCTGCTGGTCATGATGCATGGCTACGGCACCGATGAGTCGCGGATGGTGCGATTGTTCGAATACCTGCCGGCGGAGTTCACTTATGTCGCGCTGCGGGCCCCCATGGTGATCGGCGACCACTACGGCTGGTTCCTGCTGGACTACTTCCTGGCCAACGATTTCGCGGATGTCATCACCGCCACCAACACCGTCCAGACGTGGATCAACTCGGTCAGGGGCCAGCACAGCAGCGTGAGTCTGTTGGGCTATTCGCAGGGAATGGCCATGGCCAGCACGCTGCTGCGGCTCCATACAGCGGACTACATGGCAACGGTGGGCCTCTCCGGCTTTGTGCTGGAAAACGAACTGCTGACTCTGACCGAATCGTTCACGGCGCCGCCGCCTTTCTTCTGGGGACGGGACAAAGCGGACCTGGTGATCAATGAGGACGCCACGGCCTACACCGGGCAATGGCTGAACGAAAACACCCGGCTGACCGCCAGGACATATCCCGGTATGGGCCACGCCATGAGCAAGACGGAGATGGTGGACGTCAGCGCCTTCCTGCGCCACTACGTCCTCAGCTGA
- a CDS encoding HAD-IA family hydrolase: MTDVLKTQSTSWTTASAILFDLDGVLTPTATVHEQAWKELFEGFLASRPDVPGYREDDYFDHIDGKPRFDGVRDFLASRGIVLPEGAPSDGTTGHGSAADATRQGATEQGAANATVQGLGNRKNKVFNDIVSAGVEPFEGSVRFLEAAVDRGLKVAVVSSSRNAPAVLKAAGLNRHFEIVVDGVVAAAEGLPGKPSPATYQYAAELLGLPSEECVVVEDAVSGVQAGHAGQFHSVIGVDRGAGRQTLLDAGATSVVNDLDELL; this comes from the coding sequence ATGACCGACGTTCTGAAAACCCAAAGCACCAGCTGGACCACGGCCTCGGCCATCCTGTTCGACCTCGACGGCGTGCTGACCCCCACGGCCACCGTCCATGAACAGGCGTGGAAGGAACTCTTCGAGGGCTTCCTGGCGTCCCGCCCGGATGTGCCCGGCTACCGCGAGGACGACTACTTCGATCACATCGACGGCAAGCCCAGGTTCGACGGCGTCCGGGACTTCCTGGCGTCCCGCGGCATCGTGCTCCCCGAAGGCGCACCAAGTGACGGCACCACCGGTCATGGTTCCGCCGCGGACGCTACCCGGCAGGGCGCTACCGAGCAGGGCGCCGCCAACGCCACCGTCCAGGGACTGGGCAACCGGAAGAACAAGGTCTTCAACGACATCGTCAGCGCCGGCGTCGAGCCGTTTGAAGGCTCGGTGCGCTTCCTGGAAGCCGCCGTGGACCGCGGACTCAAGGTCGCCGTCGTCTCCTCGTCCCGGAACGCCCCGGCTGTCCTGAAGGCCGCCGGCCTGAACAGGCACTTCGAAATAGTGGTGGACGGCGTGGTGGCTGCGGCCGAAGGCCTGCCCGGCAAGCCGAGCCCGGCCACGTACCAGTACGCCGCGGAACTGCTGGGCCTGCCCAGCGAAGAATGCGTGGTGGTGGAAGACGCCGTCTCGGGGGTCCAGGCCGGACACGCGGGGCAGTTCCACTCGGTGATCGGCGTGGACCGTGGCGCCGGCCGGCAGACCCTGCTCGACGCCGGGGCCACGAGTGTGGTCAACGACCTCGACGAACTGCTGTAA